A region from the Nocardioides exalbidus genome encodes:
- a CDS encoding flavin reductase family protein: MSAPGLDQRTLRDAFGAFPSGVVAVAASVKGQLTGIAASSFTSVSIDPPLVSFSIATSSSTWPALREADRLGISVLADHHDAVCRQLAGPREERFTGLPFRVTGNGSVLLDEAVATYDCSIHDEVVAGDHVIVLLEVHEVGGGDGEHPLVFHRSAFAKLHRDDLDPSRLDGRINGAEVDRGEPSVVPGEAHDAA; the protein is encoded by the coding sequence GTGAGTGCGCCCGGGCTCGACCAGCGCACGCTGCGCGACGCGTTCGGGGCGTTCCCGTCCGGCGTCGTCGCCGTCGCCGCGTCCGTGAAGGGCCAGCTGACGGGCATCGCCGCGTCGTCGTTCACCTCGGTGAGCATCGACCCGCCGCTCGTGTCGTTCTCGATCGCGACGTCCAGCTCCACCTGGCCGGCGCTGCGCGAGGCCGACCGGCTCGGCATCAGCGTGCTCGCCGACCACCACGACGCGGTCTGCCGCCAGCTCGCCGGGCCACGTGAGGAGCGGTTCACCGGGCTGCCCTTCCGGGTCACCGGCAACGGCTCGGTGCTGCTCGACGAGGCCGTCGCGACCTACGACTGCTCCATCCACGACGAGGTCGTCGCCGGCGACCACGTGATCGTGCTGCTCGAGGTGCACGAGGTCGGAGGGGGCGACGGCGAGCACCCGCTCGTCTTCCACCGCTCGGCCTTCGCCAAGCTGCACCGCGACGACCTCGACCCGTCCCGCCTCGACGGCCGGATCAACGGCGCCGAGGTCGACCGGGGCGAGCCGTCCGTCGTACCCGGCGAGGCCCACGACGCGGCCTGA
- a CDS encoding LLM class flavin-dependent oxidoreductase — protein sequence MKFHWFLPTNGGDGRQVVSGGHGVEHGVAGRPASVPYLGQIARSAEQLGFEAALTPTGAWCEDAWLTTAMLAPLSERLKFLVAFRPGLTSPTLAAQMAATFQNLTGGRLLLNVVTGGESHEQRAYGDFLDKDERYERCGEFLSIVRRLWTGEEVTYAGRHLRVDQARLQQLPDPIPQIYFGGSSPAAGEVAAEHADVYLTWGEPPAAVAKKIAWIKELGEKRGRELTYGLRVHTISRDTSEEAWAEADRLLAGIDEADIARVQEGLRRSESVGQQNMLDLNNGSKDGLEIHPNLWAGVGLVRGGAGTALVGSHEEVADLVEEYHSVGIDELVLSAYPHLEGAYQFGEGVLPILEERGLWTNPAPVTARASVPFGAQKAAS from the coding sequence ATGAAGTTCCACTGGTTCCTGCCCACCAACGGAGGCGACGGCCGCCAGGTCGTCAGCGGCGGCCACGGCGTCGAGCACGGCGTCGCCGGCCGGCCCGCCAGCGTGCCCTACCTCGGGCAGATCGCGCGGAGCGCCGAGCAGCTCGGCTTCGAGGCCGCGCTGACCCCGACCGGCGCGTGGTGCGAGGACGCGTGGCTGACCACGGCCATGCTCGCCCCGCTCTCGGAGCGGCTGAAGTTCCTCGTCGCCTTCCGGCCCGGCCTGACCTCGCCGACCCTGGCCGCGCAGATGGCCGCGACCTTCCAGAACCTCACCGGTGGCCGGCTGCTGCTCAACGTCGTCACCGGCGGTGAGTCGCACGAGCAGCGCGCCTACGGCGACTTCCTCGACAAGGACGAGCGCTACGAGCGCTGCGGCGAGTTCCTCTCGATCGTCCGGCGCCTCTGGACGGGCGAGGAGGTCACCTACGCCGGGCGGCACCTGCGCGTGGACCAGGCCCGGCTCCAGCAGCTGCCCGACCCGATCCCGCAGATCTACTTCGGCGGCTCGTCGCCGGCCGCCGGTGAGGTCGCCGCCGAGCACGCCGACGTCTACCTGACGTGGGGCGAGCCGCCGGCCGCGGTTGCGAAGAAGATCGCCTGGATCAAGGAGCTGGGGGAGAAGCGAGGCCGCGAGCTGACCTACGGCCTGCGCGTCCACACGATCTCCCGCGACACCTCCGAGGAGGCGTGGGCCGAGGCCGACCGGCTGCTCGCCGGCATCGACGAGGCGGACATCGCGCGCGTGCAGGAGGGCCTGCGGCGCTCGGAGTCGGTGGGTCAGCAGAACATGCTCGACCTCAACAACGGCAGCAAGGACGGCCTGGAGATCCACCCGAACCTGTGGGCCGGGGTGGGCCTGGTCCGCGGCGGTGCCGGCACCGCCCTGGTCGGCAGCCACGAGGAGGTCGCCGACCTCGTCGAGGAGTACCACTCCGTCGGGATCGACGAGCTCGTGCTGTCGGCCTACCCCCACCTCGAGGGCGCCTACCAGTTCGGCGAGGGGGTGCTCCCGATCCTCGAGGAGCGCGGTCTGTGGACCAACCCCGCTCCGGTCACCGCACGCGCCTCGGTGCCGTTCGGCGCCCAGAAGGCGGCGTCGTGA
- a CDS encoding DUF4349 domain-containing protein gives MSRLPTTRLRAAGILTAITMTALLAACSSGSGDGAGDSSAADSVASSGSGGGSDSSGGTARELGDRSTAKDAGSRTGSAPGGGPTTPEMQRAVISSGAVSLSTDDVRATRQEVQRIVDAQSGDVAEENTESDERGDASYSRLVVRVPSAKFAATMQALEDTATLRSSTRGSEDVTTQVIDTGVRVRAQEASLERVELLLAEADSLKDVIWIESQLTSRQAELDSLKSQQSYLEDQTSLSTITVDISQVDVFEDDPEGQDDRPAGFLSGLDGGMKAMGAVLVAVLTILGALLPFAVAALVLGLPLWLVVRRRRAAAAPAEVADA, from the coding sequence ATGAGCAGACTCCCCACGACGCGCCTGCGGGCGGCCGGCATCCTGACCGCGATCACCATGACGGCCCTCCTGGCCGCCTGCTCCTCCGGCTCGGGCGACGGCGCGGGCGACAGCTCGGCGGCCGACTCGGTGGCGTCGAGCGGTTCCGGCGGTGGTTCGGACAGCAGCGGTGGCACCGCCCGTGAGCTCGGCGACCGGTCCACGGCGAAGGACGCCGGCTCCCGCACGGGCTCGGCGCCCGGCGGCGGACCCACCACGCCCGAGATGCAGCGCGCCGTCATCTCCAGCGGGGCGGTCTCGCTGTCCACCGACGACGTGCGGGCGACCCGCCAGGAGGTCCAGCGGATCGTCGACGCGCAGTCCGGCGACGTCGCCGAGGAGAACACCGAGAGCGACGAGCGGGGCGACGCGTCCTACTCCCGGCTCGTCGTGCGGGTGCCGAGCGCGAAGTTCGCCGCGACCATGCAGGCGCTCGAGGACACGGCCACGCTGCGGTCCTCGACCCGCGGGTCCGAGGACGTCACGACGCAGGTCATCGACACCGGCGTGCGCGTGCGCGCCCAGGAGGCCAGCCTCGAGCGCGTCGAGCTGCTGCTGGCGGAGGCCGACAGCCTCAAGGACGTCATCTGGATCGAGTCGCAGCTCACGAGCCGCCAGGCCGAGCTCGACTCGCTGAAGTCGCAGCAGTCCTACCTCGAGGACCAGACGTCGCTGTCCACCATCACCGTCGACATCTCCCAGGTCGACGTCTTCGAGGACGACCCCGAGGGCCAGGACGACCGGCCGGCCGGTTTCCTCAGCGGGCTCGATGGTGGCATGAAGGCGATGGGTGCGGTGCTGGTCGCCGTGCTGACGATCCTCGGCGCCCTGCTGCCCTTCGCCGTGGCGGCCCTGGTGCTCGGCCTCCCACTCTGGCTCGTCGTACGCCGTCGCCGGGCCGCCGCGGCACCTGCCGAGGTCGCCGACGCCTGA
- a CDS encoding protoporphyrinogen/coproporphyrinogen oxidase, translating to MVITLGWSGGAAQGRGGRRGGIAGLVAARDLAVAGRDVLLLEGSPEVGGKLRSAEVAGLTVDVGAEAMLARRPEGVALVAELGAEVVHPTAATSAVWSRGALRPMPRSLMGVPFDLAQLGASGVLSAEGVARASVEVVDTDVPDDVSVGDLVAARLGDEIVDRLVEPLLGGVYAGHARQISAAAAVPQLLAMARRGSVLEQAAAVPTSAAPVFASLPGGMGRLPALVADGSFEVRMSAAVRELHRTGSGWRVVLGPTTHPETVEADAVVLATPAAPTARLLADVAPEAAAGLAAIEAASVAVVTLAFRASDVPDASFERSGFLVPPVERRAIKASTFSFAKWGWVRDLDPDVVVLRTSLGRHGEESTLQAGDDGLVRVSLADLATTAGITAQPVDTHVQRWGGALPQYAVGHLGRVARIRAGIADLPGLELCGAAYDGVGIPAVIGSARRAMASLLPAE from the coding sequence ATGGTCATCACCCTAGGCTGGTCGGGTGGTGCAGCGCAGGGACGTGGTGGTCGTCGGGGTGGGATCGCCGGCCTCGTCGCCGCCCGCGACCTCGCGGTGGCGGGCCGTGACGTGCTGCTGCTCGAGGGCTCGCCCGAGGTCGGCGGCAAGCTGCGCTCCGCCGAGGTCGCCGGGCTGACCGTCGATGTCGGTGCCGAGGCCATGCTGGCGCGCCGGCCCGAGGGTGTCGCGCTCGTCGCGGAGCTCGGCGCCGAGGTCGTCCACCCGACCGCCGCCACCTCGGCGGTCTGGTCACGCGGGGCGCTGCGGCCGATGCCGCGATCGCTGATGGGCGTGCCGTTCGACCTCGCCCAGCTCGGCGCCAGCGGGGTGCTCAGCGCCGAGGGCGTGGCCCGTGCCTCGGTCGAGGTCGTCGACACCGACGTGCCCGACGACGTGTCCGTCGGCGACCTGGTCGCGGCGCGCCTCGGCGACGAGATCGTCGACCGGCTGGTCGAGCCGCTGCTCGGAGGGGTGTACGCCGGCCACGCCCGGCAGATCTCCGCCGCCGCCGCCGTGCCCCAGCTGCTCGCGATGGCCCGCCGGGGGAGCGTCCTCGAGCAGGCCGCCGCCGTGCCGACCTCGGCCGCGCCCGTCTTCGCGTCCCTGCCGGGCGGGATGGGCCGGCTGCCCGCGCTCGTGGCGGACGGCTCCTTCGAGGTCCGCATGTCCGCGGCGGTGCGCGAGCTCCACCGGACCGGCAGCGGGTGGAGGGTCGTCCTCGGCCCGACCACCCACCCCGAGACCGTCGAGGCCGACGCCGTCGTGCTGGCCACGCCCGCCGCCCCGACCGCACGGCTCCTCGCCGACGTCGCTCCAGAGGCCGCCGCCGGGCTCGCCGCCATCGAGGCCGCGAGCGTTGCCGTCGTGACCCTCGCCTTCCGCGCGAGCGACGTGCCCGACGCCAGCTTCGAGCGCTCCGGCTTCCTCGTGCCGCCGGTCGAGCGGCGCGCGATCAAGGCGTCGACCTTCTCCTTCGCCAAGTGGGGCTGGGTGCGTGACCTCGACCCCGACGTGGTCGTGCTCCGCACCTCGCTCGGCCGGCACGGGGAGGAGAGCACGCTGCAGGCCGGCGACGACGGCCTCGTGCGGGTCTCGCTCGCCGACCTGGCCACCACGGCCGGCATCACCGCGCAGCCGGTCGACACCCACGTGCAGCGGTGGGGCGGCGCGCTGCCGCAGTACGCCGTCGGCCACCTCGGGCGGGTCGCGCGCATCCGCGCCGGGATCGCCGACCTGCCGGGGCTCGAGCTCTGCGGGGCGGCGTACGACGGCGTGGGCATCCCGGCCGTGATCGGCTCGGCCCGCCGCGCGATGGCTTCGCTGCTCCCGGCAGAATGA
- the sfnG gene encoding dimethylsulfone monooxygenase SfnG, whose translation MSTSRPIASEPLKFAYWVPNVSGGLVISDIEQRTGWDYDYNKRLAQTAENNGFDYALTQVRYTASYGAAYQHEATSFSLALLLATERLKVISAVHPYMWQPGVLAKFIATADHLSNGRAAINVVSGWFKDEATNMGVRWLEHGERYRMAEEFISYIREIWSTDAAEFRGEFFQLRDFSMNPKPLDLPGRPLPEIFQGGNSGVAQAMAGRVSDWYFANGNTPDGIAEQVAGVSASARQAGRAVKIGVNGFMVARDTEAEAHATLEEIIARANPEAVQGFGDAVKQAGQSTGDKKGMWQDSDFRDLVQYNDGFRTGLVGTPEQVAHRMIEFKRRGVDLFLLGFLHFQEEVEHFGREVLPIVRELEAAEQERVA comes from the coding sequence ATGAGCACCAGCCGACCGATCGCGAGCGAGCCGCTGAAGTTCGCCTACTGGGTCCCCAACGTCTCCGGTGGCCTGGTCATCTCCGACATCGAGCAGCGCACCGGCTGGGACTACGACTACAACAAGCGCCTCGCGCAGACGGCCGAGAACAACGGCTTCGACTACGCGCTGACCCAGGTGCGCTACACCGCGTCCTACGGCGCCGCCTACCAGCACGAGGCCACCAGCTTCAGCCTGGCGCTGCTGCTCGCCACCGAGCGGCTCAAGGTCATCTCCGCCGTCCACCCCTACATGTGGCAACCGGGCGTGCTGGCGAAGTTCATCGCCACCGCCGACCACCTGAGCAACGGCCGTGCGGCGATCAACGTCGTGTCCGGCTGGTTCAAGGACGAGGCCACCAACATGGGGGTGCGGTGGCTCGAGCACGGCGAGCGCTACCGGATGGCCGAGGAGTTCATCTCCTACATCCGCGAGATCTGGAGCACCGACGCAGCCGAGTTCCGCGGGGAGTTCTTCCAGCTGCGCGACTTCTCGATGAACCCCAAGCCGCTGGACCTGCCCGGGCGTCCGCTCCCGGAGATCTTCCAGGGCGGCAACTCCGGCGTCGCGCAGGCGATGGCCGGACGGGTCAGCGACTGGTACTTCGCGAACGGCAACACCCCCGACGGGATCGCCGAGCAGGTCGCGGGCGTCTCGGCGTCCGCGCGGCAGGCCGGTCGTGCGGTGAAGATCGGGGTCAACGGCTTCATGGTCGCCCGCGACACCGAGGCCGAGGCCCACGCCACCCTCGAGGAGATCATCGCCCGGGCCAACCCCGAGGCGGTCCAGGGCTTCGGTGACGCGGTCAAGCAGGCCGGTCAGTCGACGGGGGACAAGAAGGGCATGTGGCAGGACTCCGACTTCCGCGACCTCGTGCAGTACAACGACGGCTTCCGCACCGGCCTGGTCGGCACGCCCGAGCAGGTCGCCCACCGGATGATCGAGTTCAAGCGCCGCGGTGTCGACCTCTTCCTCCTCGGCTTCCTGCACTTCCAGGAGGAGGTCGAGCACTTCGGCCGCGAGGTCCTCCCCATCGTGCGCGAGCTCGAGGCCGCCGAGCAGGAGCGCGTGGCGTGA
- a CDS encoding LysR family transcriptional regulator, with protein sequence MRIEQLEYLAAVTEHGSLRRASEAMHISQPALSEAVTKLEKELGTTLLDRRRTGSRISRQGLDLLQSMTEVLEAVDRLREAAGQQSVRRRDLRIGTVNTASSSLLAPALRDLHARHGSGGIEVVNGRQTDIQQGLAEGSLDLGLVNVLPGDEVPPTLVADKLIEGTPVACLRSDHPLTSKERVTIDDLRAEPHVLMRPGFVMHRYAHRLFAGALPETTYATDGAEMGKAMVAAGLGLSILPDFSITGDPLVRAGVLTTRPIQTDQTTVTLLMLRRRAERVSEPLRDLQTALVRQARAYLASLELPATGSDPVTVPSPVTPISSRARSL encoded by the coding sequence GTGCGGATCGAACAGCTGGAGTACCTCGCGGCAGTGACCGAGCACGGGTCGCTGCGACGCGCGAGCGAGGCGATGCACATCTCCCAGCCGGCCCTGAGCGAGGCGGTGACCAAGCTCGAGAAGGAGCTCGGCACGACGCTGCTCGACCGTCGGCGCACCGGCTCGCGGATCAGCCGCCAGGGCCTCGACCTGCTGCAGAGCATGACGGAGGTGCTCGAGGCGGTCGATCGGCTGCGCGAGGCCGCGGGCCAGCAGTCCGTACGCCGACGCGACCTGCGCATCGGCACCGTGAACACGGCGTCGTCGAGCCTGCTCGCCCCGGCGCTCCGCGACCTCCATGCGCGCCACGGATCGGGGGGCATCGAGGTCGTCAACGGCCGCCAGACCGACATCCAGCAGGGACTCGCCGAAGGATCGCTCGACCTCGGCCTGGTCAACGTCCTCCCCGGCGACGAGGTGCCGCCGACGCTGGTCGCGGACAAGCTCATCGAGGGCACGCCGGTCGCCTGCCTGCGCTCCGACCACCCGCTGACCTCCAAGGAGCGGGTCACCATCGACGACCTGCGCGCCGAGCCGCACGTCTTGATGAGGCCCGGCTTCGTCATGCACCGCTACGCCCACCGCCTCTTCGCGGGCGCGCTGCCGGAGACGACGTACGCCACCGACGGGGCCGAGATGGGCAAGGCGATGGTCGCGGCGGGCCTGGGCCTGTCGATCCTGCCCGACTTCTCGATCACGGGCGACCCGCTGGTGCGCGCCGGGGTGCTGACGACGCGGCCGATCCAGACCGACCAGACCACCGTCACGCTGCTGATGCTGCGCCGGCGCGCCGAGCGGGTCTCGGAGCCGCTGCGCGACCTGCAGACCGCGCTCGTGCGGCAGGCGCGCGCCTACCTCGCCTCGCTCGAGCTGCCGGCGACCGGGTCGGACCCGGTGACGGTCCCCTCGCCCGTGACGCCGATCAGTAGCCGTGCACGAAGTCTGTGA
- the hemQ gene encoding hydrogen peroxide-dependent heme synthase, translated as MSTDAPAEQTNAARTKELNNTIRYTMWSVFKLRDVLGDADRSAEATDVEALFEVLAEEDVVVRGLYDVSGLRADADLMVWWHAADSQQLQAAYNAFRRTAFGRRLEPVWSQMALHRPAEFNKSHIPAFLADEEPRAHICVYPFVRSYEWYLLDDGERRRMLAQHGQQARGYADVRANTVASFALGDYEWLLAFEADELHRIVDLMRDLRASDARRHVREEVPFYTGARVSPGDLLDRLP; from the coding sequence ATGAGCACGGACGCCCCCGCAGAGCAGACCAACGCCGCCCGCACCAAGGAGCTCAACAACACCATCCGCTACACGATGTGGTCGGTGTTCAAGCTCCGCGACGTCCTCGGCGACGCGGACCGTTCCGCGGAGGCGACGGACGTCGAGGCGCTCTTCGAGGTGCTCGCCGAGGAGGACGTGGTCGTCCGCGGGCTCTACGACGTCTCCGGCCTGCGCGCCGACGCCGACCTCATGGTCTGGTGGCACGCGGCCGACTCGCAGCAGCTCCAGGCGGCCTACAACGCCTTCCGGCGCACGGCCTTCGGTCGTCGCCTCGAGCCGGTCTGGTCGCAGATGGCGCTGCACCGCCCGGCCGAGTTTAACAAGTCGCACATCCCCGCGTTCCTCGCCGACGAGGAGCCGCGGGCGCACATCTGCGTCTACCCGTTCGTCCGCTCCTACGAGTGGTACCTCCTCGACGACGGAGAGCGTCGCCGGATGCTCGCCCAGCACGGCCAGCAGGCGCGGGGATACGCCGACGTGCGGGCCAACACGGTCGCCTCGTTCGCCCTGGGCGACTACGAGTGGCTGCTGGCCTTCGAGGCCGACGAGCTGCACCGGATCGTCGACCTGATGCGCGACCTGCGGGCCTCCGACGCCCGTCGCCACGTCCGCGAGGAGGTGCCGTTCTACACCGGCGCCCGCGTCTCGCCGGGCGACCTGCTCGACCGTCTGCCCTGA
- a CDS encoding acyl-CoA dehydrogenase family protein produces the protein MTTLRVRPTLSRSTPRPPGPQSTDWPAVFAAVGEGALQRELDGALPVEAVARLKAAGFGALRVPVAHGGSGLDLVDLAGLWIDLAAADANLPQAFRGHFALVEDRLWHHARSSDQRVSFDRFAAGEIAGNAWSEVGSDIDLPRTVLRPRADGSYRLDGTKYYTTGTIFAEWVDVHARVARPGHPDEVEDPTAIALVDTRDGGVVTADDWNGFGQKGTGSGTTTFDNVGVPADHVLPFEERFPYQTAFYQLNLLATLTGIARAALADVVDAVQKRTRNFSHANAPRVRDDAQVLARIGEIAAAVYAAEAATLRVAGSVQAVADAVLADADEVARLVEVSEIESSTAQVVVSELVLRATSDLFDALGASATARPLALDRHWRNARTVASHNPRILKARVVGAHVVNGTPPPYAWSIGGTRRRQDWAPAPTS, from the coding sequence ATGACCACCCTGCGTGTCCGACCCACCCTCAGTCGGTCCACCCCTCGCCCGCCCGGCCCGCAGTCCACCGACTGGCCGGCCGTGTTCGCCGCTGTCGGCGAGGGCGCACTCCAGCGCGAGCTCGACGGCGCACTGCCCGTCGAGGCGGTCGCGCGCCTCAAGGCCGCGGGCTTCGGCGCCCTGCGCGTCCCGGTCGCCCACGGCGGCTCCGGCCTCGACCTCGTCGACCTGGCCGGCCTGTGGATCGACCTCGCCGCGGCCGACGCCAACCTGCCGCAGGCCTTCCGCGGGCACTTCGCGCTCGTCGAGGACCGGCTGTGGCACCACGCGCGCTCGAGCGACCAGCGCGTGTCGTTCGACCGGTTCGCCGCCGGTGAGATCGCGGGCAACGCGTGGTCCGAGGTCGGCTCCGACATCGACCTCCCGCGCACCGTGCTGCGTCCCCGCGCCGACGGGTCCTACCGCCTCGACGGCACGAAGTACTACACGACCGGCACGATCTTCGCCGAGTGGGTCGACGTGCACGCGCGCGTCGCCCGACCCGGCCACCCCGACGAGGTCGAGGACCCGACCGCGATCGCCCTGGTCGACACCCGCGACGGTGGCGTCGTCACCGCGGACGACTGGAACGGCTTCGGACAGAAGGGCACCGGCAGCGGGACGACCACCTTCGACAACGTCGGCGTGCCGGCCGACCACGTGCTGCCGTTCGAGGAGCGCTTCCCGTACCAGACCGCGTTCTACCAGCTGAACCTCCTCGCGACGCTGACCGGCATCGCGAGGGCCGCGCTCGCCGACGTCGTCGACGCCGTGCAGAAGCGCACCCGCAACTTCTCCCACGCCAACGCACCGCGCGTGCGCGACGACGCGCAGGTGCTCGCCCGGATCGGCGAGATCGCCGCGGCGGTGTACGCCGCGGAGGCCGCGACGCTGCGTGTCGCGGGCAGCGTCCAGGCCGTGGCCGACGCGGTGCTCGCCGACGCCGACGAGGTCGCCCGCCTCGTCGAGGTCAGCGAGATCGAGTCGTCGACCGCGCAGGTCGTGGTCTCCGAGCTCGTGCTGCGGGCGACGTCCGACCTCTTCGACGCGCTCGGCGCCTCCGCGACGGCGCGCCCGCTCGCGCTGGACCGGCACTGGCGCAACGCCCGGACGGTCGCCTCGCACAACCCGCGCATCCTCAAGGCCCGCGTCGTCGGCGCCCACGTCGTCAACGGCACCCCGCCGCCGTACGCCTGGTCGATCGGTGGCACCCGCCGCCGCCAGGACTGGGCGCCCGCCCCCACCAGCTGA
- a CDS encoding SfnB family sulfur acquisition oxidoreductase gives MKTPHDVLLPRSAPPDNAAGTPSASDHPAGDAEHVPVLTADEAIATAREVAADLAATSSERDRDRILPAAELERLSASGLLAVTVPVEHGGAGLSVETLVEVFRILAAGDPSVAQVPHSHFVYVNAMRHQGTTEQQRFFLGEVLAGKRFGNAQSETGTRHVRDIRTALTPIGNGRWTLNGTKGYSTGALFADWIPVLAHLDTLAAPGEGPLHVAWVERQARGVTVTDDWNGMGQRTTASGTVELVDVEVHDAHITPYHLTFTGPQTYGAFAQVLHAALDVGIARAALDEAARFVRTKSRPYPDAGVERAADDPLVVQALGQMELDVRASEALLREAGRAVDAADADLGEDTAATASLAVAAARAHSAKTSVEVASRLFEVSGTRSALDSLNLDRHWRNARTHTLHDPAAWKVQHLGRYAVDGTPPPNHGQL, from the coding sequence GTGAAGACACCCCACGACGTTCTCCTCCCCCGCTCCGCTCCTCCGGACAACGCCGCGGGGACCCCGTCTGCCTCCGACCACCCGGCTGGTGACGCGGAACACGTCCCCGTGCTCACCGCCGACGAGGCGATCGCCACCGCCCGCGAGGTCGCCGCCGACCTCGCCGCGACGTCGAGCGAGCGTGACCGCGACCGGATCCTGCCCGCCGCCGAGCTCGAGCGGCTGTCGGCCTCGGGGCTGCTCGCGGTCACGGTGCCGGTCGAGCACGGTGGCGCCGGCCTGTCCGTCGAGACGCTGGTCGAGGTCTTCCGGATCCTCGCCGCCGGCGACCCGAGCGTGGCGCAGGTGCCGCACAGCCACTTCGTGTACGTCAACGCGATGCGGCACCAGGGCACGACCGAGCAGCAGCGGTTCTTCCTCGGCGAGGTGCTCGCCGGCAAGCGGTTCGGCAACGCCCAGTCCGAGACCGGCACCCGGCACGTGCGCGACATCCGCACCGCCCTGACGCCGATCGGCAACGGCCGCTGGACGCTCAACGGGACCAAGGGCTACAGCACCGGTGCCCTCTTCGCCGACTGGATCCCCGTCCTCGCCCACCTCGACACGCTCGCAGCCCCGGGCGAGGGCCCGCTCCACGTCGCGTGGGTCGAGCGACAGGCGCGCGGCGTCACGGTGACCGACGACTGGAACGGGATGGGCCAGCGCACGACCGCCAGCGGCACCGTGGAGCTGGTCGACGTCGAGGTGCACGACGCCCACATCACGCCGTACCACCTCACCTTCACCGGTCCGCAGACCTACGGCGCCTTCGCCCAGGTGCTGCACGCCGCCCTCGACGTCGGCATCGCGCGCGCGGCGCTCGACGAGGCCGCGCGCTTCGTCCGCACGAAGTCGCGCCCGTACCCCGACGCCGGGGTCGAGCGGGCCGCGGACGACCCGCTCGTCGTCCAGGCCCTCGGCCAGATGGAGCTCGACGTGCGCGCCTCCGAGGCGCTGCTGCGGGAGGCCGGTCGCGCCGTCGACGCGGCCGACGCCGACCTGGGCGAGGACACGGCGGCCACGGCCAGCCTGGCCGTCGCCGCCGCCCGCGCGCACTCGGCGAAGACGTCGGTCGAGGTCGCCAGCCGGCTCTTCGAGGTCTCGGGCACCCGCTCGGCCCTCGACTCGCTCAACCTCGACCGGCACTGGCGCAACGCCCGCACCCACACCCTCCACGACCCGGCCGCGTGGAAGGTCCAGCACCTCGGGCGGTACGCCGTCGACGGCACGCCACCGCCCAACCACGGCCAGCTCTGA
- a CDS encoding NYN domain-containing protein: METSGGTDRIAVLIDGDNTRPAYADDVLSEVAKYGNPTIKRVYGDWTNSHLNQWSRKLNSLGLRAMHQNAFTTSKNSTDLALVIDAMDLLYDDHVEAFALVTSDSDFTSLAHRLRESGKTVYVLGESKAPAALKNACDKFIDLGVVQDEKKPEPEPEEHPDEAHDDESAPAPINLQSALTRAINAVSDDEGWAHLGSLGNQLNRTHPSFDARTFAGPGGRLSTLVEAQPYLVTEGSGNALRVRLKGSAARKAAATQADAKKARAKEAPAKQAPAEKAPARKAPAKKAATTKPVVTQTQRT, from the coding sequence ATGGAGACCAGTGGGGGCACCGACCGGATCGCCGTGCTCATCGACGGCGACAACACCCGACCGGCCTACGCCGACGACGTGCTGAGCGAGGTCGCGAAGTACGGCAACCCGACGATCAAGCGGGTCTACGGCGACTGGACCAACTCGCACCTCAACCAGTGGTCGCGCAAGCTCAACAGCCTCGGCCTGCGCGCGATGCACCAGAACGCCTTCACCACCAGCAAGAACTCCACCGACCTCGCGCTCGTGATTGACGCGATGGACCTGTTGTACGACGACCACGTGGAGGCGTTCGCGCTCGTGACGAGCGACAGCGACTTCACCAGCCTGGCGCACCGGCTGCGCGAGTCGGGCAAGACCGTCTACGTGCTCGGCGAGAGCAAGGCGCCGGCGGCGCTGAAGAACGCGTGCGACAAGTTCATCGACCTCGGCGTCGTGCAGGACGAGAAGAAGCCGGAGCCCGAGCCCGAGGAGCACCCGGACGAGGCGCACGACGACGAGTCCGCCCCGGCGCCCATCAACCTCCAGAGCGCGCTGACCCGCGCGATCAACGCGGTCTCCGACGACGAGGGCTGGGCCCACCTCGGCTCCCTCGGCAACCAGCTCAACCGCACCCACCCGTCCTTCGACGCGCGCACCTTCGCCGGACCGGGCGGCCGGCTGAGCACGCTGGTCGAGGCGCAGCCCTACCTCGTGACCGAGGGGTCGGGCAACGCGCTGCGCGTCCGCCTCAAGGGCTCGGCCGCCAGGAAGGCCGCGGCCACGCAGGCCGACGCGAAGAAGGCGCGGGCCAAGGAGGCCCCCGCGAAGCAGGCCCCTGCAGAGAAGGCGCCTGCGAGGAAGGCACCGGCGAAGAAGGCCGCCACGACGAAGCCGGTCGTCACCCAGACCCAGAGGACCTGA